A genomic window from Sorex araneus isolate mSorAra2 chromosome 2, mSorAra2.pri, whole genome shotgun sequence includes:
- the LOC101549664 gene encoding zinc finger protein OZF-like isoform X2, protein MTQEVLRLLPERNVSFQGMVVFEDVAVDFTWEEWQHLDDAQRTLYRDVMLETYSHLVSLGHSLAKPEVIIRLEQRAEPWTARALRHTLSDFQHMDYLVEKNQKNQDRHFWQDVTTERKVAKRDLMSFENPFNLNSSCTSKPAITPGNSPVLMEEDNGCENMFSIIDPDELCPVQNHEVHTTVYSDIFTLPEYAEIHTDGKPLEDQKPSQCSTVNRHRRKHMREKIKYICSECGKTLSQRRGLLQHQRIHTGEKPYECKECGKSFSRKSDLTVHQRIHTGEKPYECKECGKTFSWRKGLTLHYRTHTGERPYECKQCGKTFSSNSALNVHLKSHTGEKRFECKECRKTFFLKSYLTIHQRIHTGEKPYECKECGKTFSCKAHLTVHQRVHTGEKPYECKVCRKAFSWRKGLILHQRAHTGEKPYECTECRKTFYRKSDLTLHQRGHTGEKPFKCEECRKTFYRKSDLTLHQRIHTGEKPYECKDCSKTFSRKSHLISHSRTHTGEKPYECKDCRKTFSRKSNLIIHQRIHTEEKPYEC, encoded by the exons ATGACCCAGGAAGTCCTGAGGCTTCTGCCTGAG AGAAATGTGTCCTTCCAGGGGATGGTGGTGTTTGAGGATGTGGCCGTGGACTTCACCTGGGAAGAGTGGCAGCACCtggatgatgctcagaggaccctgtaccgagatgtgatgctggagacctacaGTCACCTGGTGTCTCTGG GACATTCACTCGCCAAACCAGAAGTCATCATCAGGctggagcagagagcagagccttGGACAGCGAGAGCCTTAAGACACACCCTCTCGG acTTTCAGCATATGGATTATTTGGTTGAGAAGAACCAGAAAAATCAGGATAGACATTTCTGGCAAGATGTAACTACTGAGAGGAAAGTGGCAAAAAGGGATCTAATGAGCTTTGAAAATCCTTTTAATCTAAACTCAAGCTGTACTTCAAAACCAGCCATCACTCCTGGAAACTCTCCTGTCCTCATGGAGGAAGATAATGGATGTGAGAACATGTTTTCAATCATTGACCCTGATGAGTTGTGTCCTGTACAGAATCATGAGGTTCACACGACTGTCTACAGTGATATTTTCACTCTCCCTGAATATGCAGAAATACATACAGATGGAAAACCTCTTGAGGATCAGAAACCCAGTCAGTGTTCAACCGTCAACAGACATCGGAGAAAACACatgagagagaaaattaaatatatatgttctgAATGTGGAAAAACTTTATCCCAGAGACGAGGACTCCTCCAACACCAGAGAATCCACACAGGcgagaaaccctatgaatgtaaagaatgtgggaAATCCTTCAGCCGGAAGTCAGACCTTACTGTCCATCAGAGAatccacacaggagagaaaccctatGAGTGTAAAGAGTGTGGGAAAACTTTCTCATGGCGGAAAGGGCTCACTTTACATTATAGAACTCACACAGGGGAGAGACCCTATGAATGTAAACAGTGTGGGAAAACTTTCTCTTCGAATTCAGCCCTCAATGTACATCTCAAAAGCCATACAGGAGAGAAACGCtttgaatgtaaagaatgtaggaAAACATTCTTCTTGAAGTCCTACCTCACTATACACcagagaattcacacaggagagaaaccctatgaatgtaaagaatgtgggaAAACTTTCTCCTGTAAGGCACACCTCACTGTACATCAGAGGGTCCACACAGGAGAGAAGCCTTATGAATGTAAAGTTTGTAGGAAAGCTTTCTCCTGGAGAAAAGGACTGATTTTACATCAAAGAGCTCACACAGGAGAAAAACCTTATGAATGTACAGAATGTAGGAAAACTTTCTACCGGAAGTCAGATCTCACTTTACATCAGAGAggtcacacaggagagaaaccttTTAAGTGTGAAGAATGTAGGAAAACCTTTTACCGAAAGTCAGACCTCACTTTACATCAGAGAATTCACACAGGGGAGAAACCCTATGAGTGTAAAGACTGTAGCAAAACTTTCTCCAGGAAGTCACACCTCATTTCACATAGCAGAACTCACACAGGAGAGAAGCCGTATGAATGTAAAGATTGTAggaaaactttctcaaggaagtcAAATCTCATTATACACCAGAGAATTCACACAGAAGAAAAGCCATATGAATGTTAA
- the LOC101549664 gene encoding zinc finger protein OZF-like isoform X3 — MSTSLGMVVFEDVAVDFTWEEWQHLDDAQRTLYRDVMLETYSHLVSLGHSLAKPEVIIRLEQRAEPWTARALRHTLSDFQHMDYLVEKNQKNQDRHFWQDVTTERKVAKRDLMSFENPFNLNSSCTSKPAITPGNSPVLMEEDNGCENMFSIIDPDELCPVQNHEVHTTVYSDIFTLPEYAEIHTDGKPLEDQKPSQCSTVNRHRRKHMREKIKYICSECGKTLSQRRGLLQHQRIHTGEKPYECKECGKSFSRKSDLTVHQRIHTGEKPYECKECGKTFSWRKGLTLHYRTHTGERPYECKQCGKTFSSNSALNVHLKSHTGEKRFECKECRKTFFLKSYLTIHQRIHTGEKPYECKECGKTFSCKAHLTVHQRVHTGEKPYECKVCRKAFSWRKGLILHQRAHTGEKPYECTECRKTFYRKSDLTLHQRGHTGEKPFKCEECRKTFYRKSDLTLHQRIHTGEKPYECKDCSKTFSRKSHLISHSRTHTGEKPYECKDCRKTFSRKSNLIIHQRIHTEEKPYEC; from the exons ATGAGCACGTCTCTG GGGATGGTGGTGTTTGAGGATGTGGCCGTGGACTTCACCTGGGAAGAGTGGCAGCACCtggatgatgctcagaggaccctgtaccgagatgtgatgctggagacctacaGTCACCTGGTGTCTCTGG GACATTCACTCGCCAAACCAGAAGTCATCATCAGGctggagcagagagcagagccttGGACAGCGAGAGCCTTAAGACACACCCTCTCGG acTTTCAGCATATGGATTATTTGGTTGAGAAGAACCAGAAAAATCAGGATAGACATTTCTGGCAAGATGTAACTACTGAGAGGAAAGTGGCAAAAAGGGATCTAATGAGCTTTGAAAATCCTTTTAATCTAAACTCAAGCTGTACTTCAAAACCAGCCATCACTCCTGGAAACTCTCCTGTCCTCATGGAGGAAGATAATGGATGTGAGAACATGTTTTCAATCATTGACCCTGATGAGTTGTGTCCTGTACAGAATCATGAGGTTCACACGACTGTCTACAGTGATATTTTCACTCTCCCTGAATATGCAGAAATACATACAGATGGAAAACCTCTTGAGGATCAGAAACCCAGTCAGTGTTCAACCGTCAACAGACATCGGAGAAAACACatgagagagaaaattaaatatatatgttctgAATGTGGAAAAACTTTATCCCAGAGACGAGGACTCCTCCAACACCAGAGAATCCACACAGGcgagaaaccctatgaatgtaaagaatgtgggaAATCCTTCAGCCGGAAGTCAGACCTTACTGTCCATCAGAGAatccacacaggagagaaaccctatGAGTGTAAAGAGTGTGGGAAAACTTTCTCATGGCGGAAAGGGCTCACTTTACATTATAGAACTCACACAGGGGAGAGACCCTATGAATGTAAACAGTGTGGGAAAACTTTCTCTTCGAATTCAGCCCTCAATGTACATCTCAAAAGCCATACAGGAGAGAAACGCtttgaatgtaaagaatgtaggaAAACATTCTTCTTGAAGTCCTACCTCACTATACACcagagaattcacacaggagagaaaccctatgaatgtaaagaatgtgggaAAACTTTCTCCTGTAAGGCACACCTCACTGTACATCAGAGGGTCCACACAGGAGAGAAGCCTTATGAATGTAAAGTTTGTAGGAAAGCTTTCTCCTGGAGAAAAGGACTGATTTTACATCAAAGAGCTCACACAGGAGAAAAACCTTATGAATGTACAGAATGTAGGAAAACTTTCTACCGGAAGTCAGATCTCACTTTACATCAGAGAggtcacacaggagagaaaccttTTAAGTGTGAAGAATGTAGGAAAACCTTTTACCGAAAGTCAGACCTCACTTTACATCAGAGAATTCACACAGGGGAGAAACCCTATGAGTGTAAAGACTGTAGCAAAACTTTCTCCAGGAAGTCACACCTCATTTCACATAGCAGAACTCACACAGGAGAGAAGCCGTATGAATGTAAAGATTGTAggaaaactttctcaaggaagtcAAATCTCATTATACACCAGAGAATTCACACAGAAGAAAAGCCATATGAATGTTAA